In Rhodothermia bacterium, the sequence TATGGCTCTAACACTACTTCCATTGCACATGCTGCTGAAATTGGTGCTACTTGGGGATTGGCATACGATCGTCCACGGAACTTGCTCTATGCTTCTTCTTTTGTTAAACGCCATGCTTCGATGGTAGATAACGACTCGGACGGGAAAGAAGACATAGGAGCAATCTATTCGATCACGCCTACAGGTTCGCCAACCCTCTGGGCCGATTTGTCGGATTTAGGTATTGATTTCGGACTTTCACTGATGCCTTCCGTTGTAACACGTGCTTTACCTAACACGTTGACAGGACCATCTCATGACGCATCACTATTTTCCCTAATTGGAAAAATTGGCATTGGAGATATTGATATATCCGACAACTATGCCGACTTATACGTGATGAATTTGTATGACCAGAAGATATATACCATTGATATCCCCTCAAAAACCCTAAAAACCGCAAGCTCTGTTGTGCCGTCTCCTTGTAGTGGCGCCGTTGGGAATAGTCGCCCTTTCGGATTAAAATACTACCGAGGCAAAATCTATGTGGGGGCGGTTTGTGATGCCACCATTTCCAATCTGACGAACGATCTTGTTGCCAAAATTTACTCCTACGATGGTGCTACATTCAATACAGAGCTGACAGTCCCACTCAATTACACCAAAGGCTATGTGTTTAAAGACATAGACGACAATAATGGTAATGGTCAGCAAGAAGAATGGGGGAAAAGTTGGAACCCTTGGTCGGATACAATGCCTGCCCCACTTTTTAGCTCCAGTCTTACAAGTCCTCAATCGCAGGTGATTCTTATGCCCCAGCCAATGCTCGTAAACATTGAGTTTGATGCGGATGAATCTATGATATTGGTATTTAACGATCGTTTTGGACACCAAGCCGGCCAAGTAAACTACGGCCTTAATACGGCTAATACGACCACTTTTTATACCGCATTGGCAGGAGGTGACATCCTTCGAGCTTCATATGCAAGTAATGTATATACACTCGAAAATAGTGGAATTGTAGGAGGGCTTACAGGAAATACCTCAAACAATAATGGACTCGGTGGAGGAGAGTTTTACCATGGTGACCACGACCTAAACAATTATCATGCAGAGAACATTATTGGCGGCTCGCTCATTTATCATGGCAAAGGTGAAGTTGCGGCTGTGGTTACAGATCCGATTGAGTATTGGACGGGAGGTGTTTACTTCTTTGATAATATAAATGGTGATGTAACGAATACAGATCGGTATCAACTTTATCAATCTACATTAGATAATACCAAGTTTGGTAAAGCTAATGGCCTAGGCGACATGGAACTGATGTCTTCTCCCGCACCCATAGAGATTGGTAACCGTGTGTGGTTGGATGCGGATAATGATGGCATTCAAGACGCGGGCGAAGCAGGGATTAGCGGGGTGCAGGTTCAACTCATCAAAAGCGGTAGCACCATTTCTACGGTAACAACAGACGCAAACGGGAATTATTTATTCTCAAGCGCTAGCGGTACAGACGTCACCGGAAAAGACTACGGCATCACGCAACTGACTCCAAACATGGCCTATACCGTGCGTTTTCCCGCGACGGCCACCGTTTCTGGAACAACGTACAACCTCACCACACAGGCGGCTGGAAGTAACCGTTTGATAGACTCCAATGCCCCTTCTAATGGTGATGTGAGCATTTTGGCGACCGATATTCCTATTTACGGGGCTAACAACCACAGCTTTGATGTGGGATATAGCTCAACCCCTCCGGGTTCTCTCACCGTTTCTAAGGCAGTAACGGGCGCTCCGGGTGGCTTTGTCAGCCCCAACTTCTCGATTGTGGTGGATTGTTCGGACAATGCTTTTGACCAAACCTTGACGCTGATCAATGGCGGGAGTCAAACGATCAATAACATTCCGGCAGGAACGACGTGTACGGTCACTGAACCAACACAACCAGCCGCACCAGTGGGATATAGTTATGGCACACCTATGATTGCGCCGAGTGGTGCACAAACGATAACCTCTGGTGGAATCGTGACCATTACCGTTACGAATCCACTCAATAGCGTCAGTTGTCCTGTTATCACCGTCACCCCAAGCCCACTTGCAAATGGTACGGTTGGGACAGCCTACTCTGCAAGCCCTTCGGCAAGTGCCAGTTCGGGCGGGCCATACACCTATACTTGGAGTGCAACCGGTTTGCCGACAGGACTCGGTATCAATAGTGGTTCCGGATCCGTTACGGGAACACCAACGGTAACAGGAAGTGCCACTATTACGGCCAGTACAACCGTTGCAGGGCAGACTTGTACGGGTACGACCATGTTGACGGTAAGTCCCGCCGCCCCCGTTTGCACCACAATCACCAACGTTGCGACGATCCAATCTTTGAATGAAATAGACTCGGACTTGAGCGATAACGAAGACTCCGTGGACGTCTCGGCCAACTGTACGATTTTCGACTTGGCCTTAGACAAAAGGTTGGCAACAGGACAGGCTTCAACAGTAGCCGTTGGAGATTTGGTGAACTTCGAGATTACAGTCTATAACCAAGGTTCGATTACGGCTACGGGCATTCAAATCACGGATTATGTAGATACGACAAAGTTCGATGCGTTTTCAGTGACCGATAACCCATCCGGGACGACAACGGGCAGCGTGACGTTGCCATATTCGTGGAGTGCAGGCGGGGTAGCGACGATCACAGGCTCCTTGACGGCAAACCAAAATTTGAAACTGCCCGTTAAACTCCGAATCAAAGCAGGCGCAACCGGAACGGCAACAAACACCGCTGAAATCAGTGCCGCCACAGGTGGAACCGATATAGACTCCACTCCTGACGGTACGAATGGAAATACAAGTGGGGAGCAAGCCCCAAATCTTGAAGATAACCAAATTGGAGAGAATGGAACTGGTGCGAATGATGAAGATGACCATGACCCAGCCAGTGTGACGGTCGCAGCCTCGTGCGTTATCAATACGCCCACCGTTACCCCAACCTGTAATGACAATGGTACGTCCAGCGATCCGAGCGATGACACCTTCACGTTTACGATCTCGACAACGGCAACAAATGGCGGCACAAGCTACAAGGTGGACAAGATCAGCCCCGCACCAACAGCAACCGTTTTTGCAACTGTGAACTATGGTGCAACGAGCGCGGCGAGTTCTGCCTTCCCAATTTCCGGTGGCAACCTCACGCTCACCCTAACGGACAATACGACCACAACGTGTTCGCTCACACCGGTTACGGTAACGGCTCCGCCCACGTGTTCGAGTGTTGTGCCAACGGCCGATCTGGAACTGACGAAAACCTCCAGTAGTCCTGTGGTGCGTCCGGGAGATACCCTCACCTATACCCTCACATTGGTGAACAAAGGCCCCGGCACAGCCAATGGTGTTGTGGTGCGGGATGTGGTTCCCGCCGGATTAACCTTTGTAAGTGCCACCACTGCAACGGGTTCG encodes:
- a CDS encoding DUF11 domain-containing protein, with amino-acid sequence MRQEKTARPHREQAKLAHSKKLIPLLSNKAWLLICIVLLWIMPSVMVAQAISGNVFRDFNANGTKDNSATYNEIGVGGITVSCTDSAGGTGTTTTSTATATLGNYSLTGCTGATRVEFVWTRAGDYASVVGAGSNTSVQFVNATRTGINFGINYPQHYTSETNPEYVVSQFEANRPPSSQPLATAMLKTRYNARGTTYGSNTTSIAHAAEIGATWGLAYDRPRNLLYASSFVKRHASMVDNDSDGKEDIGAIYSITPTGSPTLWADLSDLGIDFGLSLMPSVVTRALPNTLTGPSHDASLFSLIGKIGIGDIDISDNYADLYVMNLYDQKIYTIDIPSKTLKTASSVVPSPCSGAVGNSRPFGLKYYRGKIYVGAVCDATISNLTNDLVAKIYSYDGATFNTELTVPLNYTKGYVFKDIDDNNGNGQQEEWGKSWNPWSDTMPAPLFSSSLTSPQSQVILMPQPMLVNIEFDADESMILVFNDRFGHQAGQVNYGLNTANTTTFYTALAGGDILRASYASNVYTLENSGIVGGLTGNTSNNNGLGGGEFYHGDHDLNNYHAENIIGGSLIYHGKGEVAAVVTDPIEYWTGGVYFFDNINGDVTNTDRYQLYQSTLDNTKFGKANGLGDMELMSSPAPIEIGNRVWLDADNDGIQDAGEAGISGVQVQLIKSGSTISTVTTDANGNYLFSSASGTDVTGKDYGITQLTPNMAYTVRFPATATVSGTTYNLTTQAAGSNRLIDSNAPSNGDVSILATDIPIYGANNHSFDVGYSSTPPGSLTVSKAVTGAPGGFVSPNFSIVVDCSDNAFDQTLTLINGGSQTINNIPAGTTCTVTEPTQPAAPVGYSYGTPMIAPSGAQTITSGGIVTITVTNPLNSVSCPVITVTPSPLANGTVGTAYSASPSASASSGGPYTYTWSATGLPTGLGINSGSGSVTGTPTVTGSATITASTTVAGQTCTGTTMLTVSPAAPVCTTITNVATIQSLNEIDSDLSDNEDSVDVSANCTIFDLALDKRLATGQASTVAVGDLVNFEITVYNQGSITATGIQITDYVDTTKFDAFSVTDNPSGTTTGSVTLPYSWSAGGVATITGSLTANQNLKLPVKLRIKAGATGTATNTAEISAATGGTDIDSTPDGTNGNTSGEQAPNLEDNQIGENGTGANDEDDHDPASVTVAASCVINTPTVTPTCNDNGTSSDPSDDTFTFTISTTATNGGTSYKVDKISPAPTATVFATVNYGATSAASSAFPISGGNLTLTLTDNTTTTCSLTPVTVTAPPTCSSVVPTADLELTKTSSSPVVRPGDTLTYTLTLVNKGPGTANGVVVRDVVPAGLTFVSATTATGSYSNATGLWTVGNIAPGTYTLTINVTVN